One genomic region from Zalophus californianus isolate mZalCal1 chromosome 2, mZalCal1.pri.v2, whole genome shotgun sequence encodes:
- the HELQ gene encoding helicase POLQ-like isoform X8 — MDEGVSRIRRRVSVRKRDRPSLGSGFAAPTAAELKPGDEEGEEEMVAGSRRRKTVEVQPVENDSEEDMFGDYDSFAENSFLAQVDDLEQQYMQVPEHRKHASDLSTEDLCSESIKHNKLSITTVGNFTELKTDEHIKNQSRHENVSIEPDILYDVPSSQVLYFENLQNSSDDLGNQSTKERDWNASSHKTVNEELPQNRIEQHQQIDDSSSKVRTSSEENRRKSLKEHLKSAMTGNAKAQTPIFSRTKQLKETLLSEEINVAKKTIESSSDDLGPFYSLPSKVRDLYVQFKGIEKLYDMCHFRQRRDSCWHPER, encoded by the exons ATGGATGAAGGTGTTTCCCGCATCCGCCGGCGGGTGTCTGTCCGCAAAAGGGACCGTCCTAGCCTAGGGAGCGGTTTTGCCGCCCCCACCGCGGCCGAGCTCAAGCCGGGCgatgaggagggggaagaggagatgGTGGCTGGAAGCCGGCGGAGGAAAACCGTGGAGGTGCAACCGGTCGAG AATGACAGTGAAGAGGACATGTTTGGTGACTATGACAGCTTTgctgaaaattcttttttagCTCAAGTTGATGACCTGGAACAACAATATATGCAAGTTCCTGAACATAGGAAACATGCCTCAGACCTTAGCACTGAAGATCTTTGTTCAGAAAGCATCAAACACAACAAACTCAGCATTACTACTGTaggcaactttactgaattaaaaaCAGATGAGCACATAAAGAACCAGAGTAGGCATGAAAATGTCTCCATTGAACCTGATATTTTGTATGATGTACCTTCTTCACAGgttttatactttgaaaatttGCAGAACTCTTCAGATGATTTGGGCAATCAGTCTACTAAAGAGAGGGATTGGAACGCATCCTCTCACAAGACTGTGAATGAGGAATTACCCCAGAATAGAATAGAACAACACCAGCAAATTGATGATTCCTCTTCCAAAGTCAGAACTAGTTCAgaggaaaataggagaaaaagtCTTAAAGAACATCTAAAAAGTGCCATGACTGGAAATGCCAAGGCCCAAACACCGATATTTTCTAGAACTAAACAGCTCAAAGAGACTCTCCTATCTGAAGAAATTAATGTTGCTAAGAAAACAATTGAGTCATCATCGGACGACCTTGGTCCTTTTTATTCATTACCCAGCAAAGTGAGAGACCTTTATGTTCAGTTCAAGGGAATTGAAAAATTATATG ATATGTGTCATTTTAGACAAAGAAGGGACAGTTGCTGGCATCCTGAAAGATGA
- the MRPS18C gene encoding 28S ribosomal protein S18c, mitochondrial isoform X1, whose product MAALVAVCGVLGRKKLTHFVKAALCLTDPGTHAVLWRSCSQYKHVAGNEDLPVPMENPYKEPLKKCILCGKRVDYKNVQLLSQFISPFTGCIYGRHITGLCGKKQKEITKAIKRAQIMGFMPVTYKDPAYLKDPKVCNIKYRE is encoded by the exons ATGGCGGCTTTGGTTGCTGTTTGTGGTGTTCTAGGGAGGAAAAAGTTAACGCATTTCGTAAAGGCTGCTCTCTGCCTCACAGATCCTGGGACTCACGCGG TGCTGTGGAGGAGTTGTTCACAATATAAGCATGTAGCCGGCAATGAGGACCtg cccgTTCCAATGGAAAATCCTTATAAGGAGCctcttaaaaaatgtatcttgtgTGGAAAACGTGTGGATTATAAGAATGTACAG CTTTTGTCCcagtttatttctccatttactgGATGCATTTATGGAAGGCACATAAcag GTCTTtgtgggaagaaacagaaagaaatcacaaaagcaATTAAGAGAGCGCAAATAATGG GGTTTATGCCAGTTACATACAAGGATCCTGCATATCTCAAAGACCCTAAAGTTTGTAACATCAAGTATCGGGAATAA
- the MRPS18C gene encoding 28S ribosomal protein S18c, mitochondrial isoform X2 codes for MAALVAVCGVLGRKKLTHFVKAALCLTDPGTHAVLWRSCSQYKHVAGNEDLPVPMENPYKEPLKKCILCGKRVDYKNVQVFVGRNRKKSQKQLRERK; via the exons ATGGCGGCTTTGGTTGCTGTTTGTGGTGTTCTAGGGAGGAAAAAGTTAACGCATTTCGTAAAGGCTGCTCTCTGCCTCACAGATCCTGGGACTCACGCGG TGCTGTGGAGGAGTTGTTCACAATATAAGCATGTAGCCGGCAATGAGGACCtg cccgTTCCAATGGAAAATCCTTATAAGGAGCctcttaaaaaatgtatcttgtgTGGAAAACGTGTGGATTATAAGAATGTACAG GTCTTtgtgggaagaaacagaaagaaatcacaaaagcaATTAAGAGAGCGCAAATAA
- the ABRAXAS1 gene encoding BRCA1-A complex subunit Abraxas 1 isoform X3, with protein MTFRERLLHKNLQNHLSSRELVFLLLTPSIITESCSTHRLEHALYKPQKGLFHRIPLVVANLGMSEQLGYKTMSGSCESTGFSRAVKTHSSEFFTEDGSLKEVHKINEMYASLQEELKSICKKVEHSERAVEKLLKDVTRLKWEIKKRKQAQIQAARENIEKDPQENIFLCQALRTFFPDHEFLHSCVISLKNRHISKSSCTANHQLNVIDNLTLMVEYTDIPEASPASGAPQMIKRKALDTDDGWQFKKSRPLEIQNKPSKTDTDSSNQEKASTMSSPETDEDIEKMKGCGEYPQSPTF; from the exons ATGACATTTAGAGAGAGACTGCTTCACAAAAACTTACAAAATCATCTTTCAAGCCGGGAACTTGTTTTTCTACTGTTAACACCAAGTATAATAACAGAAAGCTGCTCTACTCATCGGCTGGAGCATGCCTTATATAAACCTCAGAAGGG aCTTTTTCACAGGATACCATTAGTGGTGGCCAATCTGGGCATGTCCGAACAACTGGGTTATAAAACCATGTCAGGTTCCTGTGAGTCCACTGGTTTTAGCCGAGCAGTAAAAACACACAG CTCTGAATTTTTTACAGAAGATGGATCTTTAAAGGAggtacataaaataaatgaaatgtatgcTTCTTTACAAGAGGAATTAAAG agtATATGCAAGAAAGTAGAACACAGTGAGCGAGCGGTAGAGAAACTACTAAAGGACGTAACCAGATTgaaatgggaaattaaaaaaagaaaacaggcacaAATTCAAGCAGCAC gagAGAACATCGAAAAAGACCCTCAggagaacatttttctttgtcaagCTTTACGGACCTTTTTTCCAGATCATGAATTTCTTCATTCATGTGTTATCTCCTTGAAAAATAGGCATATTTCTAAAAGTAGCTGTACTGCCAACCACCAGCTCAATGTGATAGACAACCTGACCTTAATGGTAGAATACACTGACATTCCTGAAGCTAGTCCAGCTAGTGGTGCGCCTCAAATGATTAAACGTAAAGCTTTAGATACCGATGATGGATGGCAATTCAAGAAGTCACGGCCGTTAGAGATACAAAACAAACCATCTAAAACAGATACTGATAGTAGTAATCAAGAAAAAGCATCCACAATGAGCAGCCCTGAAACAGATGAAGACATTGAAAAAATGAAGGGTTGTGGTGAATATCCACAGTCTCctacattttga